Proteins from a single region of Vairimorpha necatrix chromosome 6, complete sequence:
- a CDS encoding PCI domain-containing protein 2 — MNDNLINKFITDEKFHKLASSFKLHPQKYNYRNIIPPFDQLYKSHISYIKTKDFSSSLNVLKTSCLLLDCPNKNKTRVLFKFIIQNCINQIDNKINCEEETRSLIKIILEIYKDTKYHVLCNILFRLYFKIDNYELAYNFLLVTTNTRKGKKDFYIYNLYKSLLYLYKGDIEEANECINIAYMSKNIRTVNDSNVLFFIINLINNKAVKTQDPFLIKLRDVVKLGLYSKIFALLDNVMFRRLNIFEIVRTYLPLVCFTNLIKRIFYLKSEDYKLNLDFLLEVLDMEYEEMISLVCSVIEINLVKGYISINKNMMVFSRKDPFPESFNK, encoded by the coding sequence ATGAATGACAAtctcataaataaattcatcACAGATGAGAAATTCCACAAACTTGCTTCTTCCTTCAAATTACATCCTcaaaaatacaattatagaaatataatCCCGCCTTTCGACCAATTATACAAATCCCATATCTCTTACATAAAAACCAAAGATTTCTCATCTTCTCTAAATGTCTTAAAAACTTCTTGTCTTTTACTTGATTGTCCAAATAAGAACAAGACACGCGTCTtgttcaaatttataattcaGAATTGTATAAACCAAATtgacaataaaataaactgCGAAGAAGAGACTAGATCTCTAATCAAGattatattagaaatatataaagataCTAAATATCATGTACTctgtaatatattatttagattatattttaagataGACAATTATGAACTTGcttataatttcttattaGTCACTACTAATACAAGAAAAGGCaagaaagatttttatatttacaacTTGTATAAGAGTTTGTTGTATTTGTACAAAGGAGACATAGAAGAAGCCAATGAGTGTATAAATATAGCGTATATGAGTAAGAATATAAGGACTGTAAATGACAGTAAtgtcttgttttttattatcaattTGATTAATAATAAGGCAGTGAAGACACAAGATCcttttcttataaaattgagAGATGTAGTCAAACTTGGTctttatagtaaaatatttgcaCTTTTAGACAATGTTATGTTTAGAagattgaatatttttgagATAGTGCGGACTTATTTGCCACTTGTGTGTTTTACAAATCTGATAAAGAGGATTTTCTATCTTAAAAGTGAAGATTATAAATTGAATCTTGACTTTTTACTGGAAGTGTTAGATATGGAATATGAAGAGATGATCAGTTTAGTGTGTAGTGTGatagaaataaatctaGTGAAGGGGTATATAAGCATCAATAAGAATATGATGGTATTTAGTAGGAAAGACCCATTTCCAGAGTcctttaataaataa
- a CDS encoding putative Ran-binding protein, protein MVKKKQVGRPRKAKKTSIENDKADSEEIIEENKQNENKGRTNKKKAINKKNMKDKIDESKEKRTETNEVKSKEEIEESKEENEKTNKKNMKGSLKQASAKAKDKSEESNEVKSKEESNEKREDINKEGTESKEKTTVSEEKESDEIEEASVKNIKDEKQKKVRNIKGDSNRKKPKNMKEEIKEKSAESKEKSTESVEKSVESKSDTTNTNEEDTELKNESTETSEEEPKGKSTESEGESDESNEEDTESEGESTESKEKSTELKGETTKSNEEDTKSEDESDESNEEDTESKGESDELKESSGGKNPNDIKRESNERSTQSQEESDKSQDEGKESTNEESSETNEKSIESNEEKTNEKSTETNGESTNSNKETSESNEKSKESKEETSESNGKSTETKSETDESTNTSKDEPTSESIKESNDKEVEDTDEETNSKEKSEDKNVESTNTYTDESTNTSKPEANETSDKSTNTSKDESTKEDTDDVKRPRLETEDTKEIDNKNKSSGIPEPLKEEEKSFKSLASDDPFYLLNKRKDWFDSNNGIFKKDTVPSTTKVEREVCALITSDITVKERSDLYNKDNDIFKIDPNSAPKKVVRKECAFLTSTYKKEEEKIKEEEEKIKEEEEKDLGDLIFESNCTLYTFINKKWEKIGLGTVYAYETDEVRLLFIREGLMTVPFDFFINFDIRAYRKGGGVGFLTPGGKLVLLMFQDPEEQDEFYDILRNETQ, encoded by the coding sequence ATggtaaaaaagaaacaagTCGGTAGACCGAGAAAAGCAAAGAAAACTTCAATAGAAAATGACAAGGCAGACTCTGAGGAAATTATAGaagaaaacaaacaaaatgaaaataaaggCAGAACAAACAAGAAGAAAGCAATAAATAAGAAGAACATGAAGGATAAGATAGATGAATCAAAAGAAAAGAGAACAGAAACAAATGAAGTAAAATCAAAAGAGGAGATCGAAGAGtcaaaagaagaaaacgaaaaaacaaataaaaagaatatgaaAGGAAGTTTAAAACAAGCGAGCGCTAAGGCAAAAGACAAGAGCGAAGAATCAAATGAAGTAAAATCAAAAGAAGAGTCAAACGAAAAAAGGGAAGATATTAACAAAGAAGGCACTGAATCAAAAGAGAAAACCACCGTATCAGAAGAAAAGGAAAGCGACGAAATAGAAGAGGCGAGTGTCAAGAATATAAAGGatgaaaaacaaaagaaagTAAGGAATATTAAAGGCGATTCAAATAGGAAGAAGCCAAAGAATatgaaagaagaaataaaagaaaagagCGCCGAGTCAAAAGAGAAGAGCACAGAATCAGTTGAGAAAAGCGTAGAATCAAAGAGCGATACCACAAATACAAACGAAGAAGACACTGAGCTGAAAAACGAGAGCACAGAAACCAGCGAAGAAGAACCAAAAGGCAAAAGCACAGAATCAGAAGGTGAGAGTGATGAGTCAAATGAAGAAGACACAGAATCAGAAGGCGAGAGCACAGAgtcaaaagaaaaaagcACAGAATTAAAGGGCGAGACTACAAAATCAAACGAAGAAGACACAAAATCAGAAGACGAAAGCGATGAGTCAAATGAAGAAGACACAGAATCAAAAGGCGAGAGCGATgaattaaaagaaagttCTGGTGGGAAGAACCctaatgatattaaaagagAATCAAATGAAAGAAGCACCCAATCACAAGAAGAAAGCGATAAGTCACAAGACGAGGGCAAGGAATCAACAAACGAGGAAAGCTCAGAAACAAATGAGAAAAGCATAGAATcaaatgaagaaaaaacaaacgAAAAAAGCACAGAAACAAATGGAGAGAGCACAAATTCAAACAAAGAGACATCTGAGTCAAACGAGAAAAGTAAGGAATCAAAAGAAGAGACCTCTGAGTCAAATGGGAAAAGCACAGAAACAAAAAGCGAAACAGACGAATCAACAAATACGAGTAAAGACGAGCCTACAAGTGAGAGTATAAAAGAATCAAATGATAAGGAAGTAGAGGACACAGACGAAGAAACAAATAGCAAAGAGAAATCAGAAGATAAGAATGTTGAATCAACAAATACTTACACAGACGAATCTACAAATACAAGTAAACCCGAAGCAAATGAAACGAGCGATAAATCAACAAATACAAGCAAAGACGAATCTACAAAAGAAGACACAGATGATGTAAAAAGACCTCGTCTTGAGACAGAAGATACCAAGGAaattgataataaaaataaatcttcaGGTATTCCCGAGCCTCtaaaagaagaagagaAGTCTTTCAAGTCCCTTGCCTCAGACGACCCTTTTTATCTGCTAAATAAAAGGAAAGATTGGTTTGACTCAAATAATGGAATTTTCAAGAAGGACACAGTCCCATCCACCACTAAAGTAGAAAGAGAGGTGTGTGCACTTATCACTTCTGACATTACAGTAAAAGAGAGGAGCGATTTATACAACAAAGACAATGACATCTTCAAAATAGACCCGAACTCTGCGCCTAAAAAAGTAGTAAGAAAAGAGTGTGCATTCCTCACTTCTAcgtataaaaaagaagaggaaaagataaaagaagaagagGAAAAGATTAAAGAAGAAGAGGAAAAAGATCTCGGAGACTTGATTTTCGAGTCAAATTGCACATTGTACACATTCATTAATAAGAAATGGGAGAAGATCGGCCTTGGGACAGTTTACGCTTATGAGACTGACGAAGTCAGGcttctttttataagagAGGGGCTTATGACAGTGCCCTTtgatttctttataaattttgatattaGAGCATACCGAAAAGGAGGGGGAGTGGGCTTTTTGACACCAGGAGGGAAACTTGTGCTTTTAATGTTTCAGGATCCTGAAGAACAAGATGAATTTTATGACATTTTACGAAATGAAACCcaataa
- a CDS encoding trehalose 6-phosphate phosphatase, with product MTTYILNKNLIYYASRLNKKDSHAALFGTQFKTSDTANKSSKIDVQYEKTSDEIKLYLKPRCFIENYIYNQNFIYVGALETDWTITESDHEYIKKLCKKNNIIPIFDTPGEYGTMISDILNSDTFNYIHSNLNHSEIYKKYCQFNEQVKNEIGTINDTDVVWAQDYNFIHVLKEYKNTILTVKNFNDLWKCIPFYKLLLDDILEVKSLHFKCENDIKNFEIFVSYTYFPECKKLPNINCQLIGIDKNFIDKIQNSKIQLEKNTILVPYESLYHLICLDKFINKYNIHLKIYLLNISNKKIGQDVLNYLNYLRLKTDVEIVTPETDEEFLHVVSSCQIGFYKSIDEYMKYFGRHVIKNSVYDYDNVADEIYKKLHYIDDQEYKISDINDDIPKILDFIRSDEEIEYKKQVVELPNKNMKIKKQIILNTDESKENTNPSRVVEPTQSNPTQVHIKDLLLDNFSAIILDYDGTLVPLTNKPDECYLSEDTKQTLLELNKRIKVVIVTGRKKEDMDKFIPKELEVFSEHCAFTRKDEKWSTLSSNINFELELRIANFYKERTPGSSVEIKSNGFVFHYRNCDPILGTLQAQKLYTDLIKISPYIKLGKKIIEYKVGSKNDIFKYYKENLIICGDDVTDEDMFDESKGVTIRVGYCENSKAEYYVKDVNEMVSFLKHLI from the coding sequence ATGACTACATACATTCTAAACAAAAATCTCATATATTACGCATCAAGACTCAATAAAAAGGACTCTCATGCCGCTTTATTCGGTACACAATTCAAAACCTCTGATACTGCTAATAAATCTTCAAAAATAGATGTACAATACGAAAAAACATCAGACGAGATCAAATTATATCTAAAACCAAGAtgttttatagaaaattacatttataatcaaaattttatatacgTAGGTGCACTAGAAACAGATTGGACTATAACGGAATCAGATCAcgaatatataaaaaaattgtgtaaaaaaaataatataataccTATATTTGATACACCAGGGGAATACGGTACAATGATATCTGATATCTTAAACAGTGAcacatttaattatatacaTTCAAATTTGAATCATAgtgaaatatataaaaaatattgtcaATTTAATGAACAAGTAAAAAACGAAATAGGAACTATTAATGACACAGATGTGGTTTGGGCACaagattataattttatacacGTTTtgaaagaatataaaaacactATTTTGacagtaaaaaattttaatgatttatGGAAATGTATACCCTTTTATAAACTTTTATTAGATGACATTTTGGAAGTTAAAAgtttacattttaaatgtgaaaatgatataaaaaattttgagaTATTTGTATCTTACACTTATTTCCCtgaatgtaaaaaattaccgAATATTAATTGTCAATTAATAGGtatagataaaaattttatcgataaaattcaaaatagTAAAATACAACTAGAAAAGAATACTATACTAGTCCCATACGAATCATTATACCATTTAATTTGTCTTGAtaagtttattaataagtataatatacatttaaaaatatatttactaaatattagtaataaaaaaataggtCAGGAcgtattaaattatttaaattatttacgACTAAAAACAGATGTGGAAATTGTGACACCAGAAACAGATGAAGAATTTTTACATGTAGTTAGTTCATGTCAAATcggattttataaatcgaTAGATGAGtatatgaaatattttggtAGAcatgttataaaaaatagtgTGTACGATTATGATAATGTAGCAGACGAAATTTACAAGAAATTGCATTATATTGACGAtcaagaatataaaataagtgATATTAATGATGATATACCTAAGATATTGGATTTTATTAGGTCAGACGAAGAAAtcgaatataaaaaacaagtaGTAGAATTgccaaataaaaatatgaaaattaaaaaacagataattttaaacacTGACGAATCAAAAGAAAACACTAATCCTTCTAGAGTAGTCGAACCAACACAATCAAATCCTACACAAGtacatataaaagatttattactAGACAATTTCTCAGCCATAATTCTCGATTATGATGGCACTTTAGTGCCTCTAACAAACAAACCAGACGAATGTTATCTATCAGAAGATACAAAACAAACACTTTTAGAACTCAATAAACGTATAAAAGTCGTCATAGTAACAggtagaaaaaaagaagatatgGACAAATTCATACCAAAAGAACTCGAAGTCTTTTCAGAACATTGCGCTTTTACACGTAAAGACGAGAAATGGTCCACTTTAtcttcaaatataaatttcgaGTTAGAATTACGTATagcaaatttttataaagaacGAACACCTGGAAGTTCTGTTGAAATAAAGAGTAATGGATTTGTGTTTCATTATAGGAATTGTGATCCTATATTGGGAACTTTACAAGCACAGAAGTTGTATAcggatttaataaaaatttctccGTATATAAAATTGGGTAAAAAGATTATTGAATATAAAGTTGGTagtaaaaatgatatatttaAGTATTATAAAGAGAATCTTATTATTTGTGGGGATGATGTGACGGATGAAGACATGTTTGATGAGAGTAAAGGAGTGACTATAAGAGTGGGGTATTGTGAGAATAGTAAAGCGGAATATTATGTTAAAGATGTTAATGAGATggtatcttttttaaaacatcttatataa
- a CDS encoding eukaryotic translation initiation factor 3 subunit G: MEIYKFTKNQSAINRRKTLPKFGSISKISVVENIDNFSFIKCTNDKIEIKEEVEVEHVAYTPNISYKPKEETVINTGQYIPPVSTRSYENISVKISNYDLNMKREELYRILSQHTKVKFGRFHMVFDRETGVSRGYSFVSVGNKEEASELINDLKVVIIDNLRLCVELAKNK, translated from the coding sequence AtggaaatttataaatttaccaAAAACCAGTCAGCAATAAACAGAAGAAAAACTCTCCCCAAATTCGGCTCTATTAGTAAAATATCAGTAGTAGAAAATATTGACAATttctcttttataaaatgcactaatgataaaatagaaattaaagaagaagTTGAAGTTGAGCATGTCGCCTACACACCAAATATCTCTTATAAGCCTAAAGAAGAGACAGTAATAAATACTGGTCAATATATCCCGCCTGTGAGTACTCGATCTTATGAGAATATAAGTGTCAAGATATCGAATTATGATTTGAATATGAAAAGAGAAGAGCTTTATAGAATTCTGAGTCAGCACACTAAAGTGAAATTTGGGAGATTTCATATGGTCTTTGATAGGGAGACTGGGGTAAGCAGGGGGTACTCATTTGTAAGTGTGGgtaataaagaagaagcGAGTGAATTGataaatgatttaaaagTGGTAATTATAGATAATTTAAGACTATGTGTAGAACTAgccaaaaataaataa
- a CDS encoding histone acetlytransferase RTT109 encodes METYKDSCLEIYKEISSYQNCTTYSFLLFHNKIAIYYLSFHIKNDTCFIDKLDSTGHSLKCKSKDFILTILSEYCKTCRIIYCFSLSKLVYVFRNENKKVLNDIKQYWIDIFRMYNDKANMFVLQFNSKNYLKDIYKSSKEIVRFNDDPVSKILENVGDLELDKLYEILSCRNDFMKGSLIYLVKNDKLIELNAVKESSLIGQDKIPHTCEVNTLEEQLLELSFNGEEDILESSKKLYDNLKTEKFFIKIFNRPEKTKKEESKTILKVKRRK; translated from the coding sequence ATGGAAACTTATAAAGACTCTTGTctagaaatatataaagaaatatctTCTTATCAAAATTGTACCACTTATTCtttcttattatttcaCAATAAAATCGCCATTTACTATCTTTCATTTcacataaaaaatgacaCTTGTTTCATCGACAAATTGGATAGCACAGGGCACTCCTTAAAATGCAAAAGCAAGGATTTTATCTTGACAATCTTATCAGaatattgtaaaacatgtcgaattatttattgtttttctCTATCTAAACTAGTATATGTATTtagaaatgaaaataaaaaagtactAAATGATATTAAACAATATTGGATTGACATATTTAGAATGTATAATGATAAAGCGAATATGTTTGtattacaatttaataGTAAGAATTATCttaaagatatttataaaagtagTAAAGAAATAGTAAGATTTAATGATGATCCTGTGTCGAAGATATTAGAGAATGTGGGAGATTTAGAATTGGACAAATTGTATGAAATATTAAGTTGTAGAAATGATTTTATGAAGGGAAgtcttatttatttagtaaaaaatgataaattaatagaATTAAATGCAGTAAAAGAATCAAGTTTGATAGGTCAAGATAAAATTCCACATACATGCGAAGTTAATACCTTGGAAGAACAACTACTTGAATTATCATTTAATGGAGAAGAGGATATTTTGGAATCAAGTAAAAAGTTGTACGATAATTTGAAAactgaaaaattttttataaaaatttttaacagacctgaaaaaacaaaaaaagaagaaagtaaaacaattttaaaagtaaaaaggaggaaataa
- a CDS encoding SOSS complex subunit, with protein sequence MKFTKIKDLKTSMKNVNVDFIVIKLLETNTTKDNDKVYTYLVADETGSIEASIWNILLEIGDLICIEDAYVSLFKERKRIFKSGNGNIRRIGEIKKQFRLSEEHKNLI encoded by the coding sequence ATgaaatttactaaaatcaaagatttaaaaacttccatgaaaaatgtaaatgTGGATTTTATAGTCATAAAACTACTAGAGACAAATACTACCAAAGACAACGACAAAGTGTACACATACCTGGTAGCAGACGAAACTGGGTCTATTGAGGCGTCAATATGGAATATCTTATTAGAGATAGGAGATCTTATATGTATAGAAGACGCGTATGTAtcattatttaaagaaagaaaacgAATATTCAAAAGCGGGAATGGAAATATAAGGAGAATAGGAGAAATCAAAAAGCAGTTTAGACTTAGTGAAGAGCATaagaatttaatataa